The Aeromicrobium senzhongii genome includes a window with the following:
- a CDS encoding PKD domain-containing protein translates to MTASRLCRLVGALAVTTTMTVGAMTAIEIAQVPVAAADCPDEDYDGSHDGEGTVDLCATQPGQTPGPNPGPPGNTTIPIPGPWTQRVHTPWCPANIVRATGPGVRDYVMDPDVMCGGANECPEEGDFRYWVFERRMTADNVAEDEEAGFSRAGVVCRGLDEPRESEPPTITVDDIIDRARALAPTPSFVIEPAAMSYVNVPTNFAAEATEVTVDVTLFGLTIPVVFTPGEVTWSFGDGGSGSGVGVRNAAVGQAGAVEHAYRRAGSYDVTLTVAYDLVINLPNGPLSFPAAMNRSAPAQSLAVGEIQSVVTEVD, encoded by the coding sequence ATGACGGCGTCCCGCCTGTGCCGGCTCGTCGGTGCCCTGGCGGTCACCACGACGATGACGGTCGGGGCCATGACGGCGATCGAGATCGCCCAGGTGCCCGTGGCTGCCGCCGACTGTCCCGATGAAGACTACGACGGTTCGCACGACGGCGAGGGCACCGTCGACCTGTGTGCGACGCAGCCCGGTCAGACCCCGGGCCCGAACCCCGGGCCTCCCGGCAACACGACGATCCCGATCCCGGGCCCGTGGACCCAACGGGTCCACACGCCGTGGTGCCCGGCCAACATCGTCCGCGCCACCGGGCCGGGGGTCCGCGACTACGTGATGGACCCTGACGTGATGTGCGGCGGAGCCAACGAGTGCCCCGAGGAAGGCGATTTCCGGTACTGGGTGTTCGAACGTCGCATGACCGCGGACAACGTGGCCGAGGACGAGGAGGCGGGCTTCAGCCGCGCCGGCGTGGTGTGCCGAGGGCTGGACGAGCCGCGCGAGTCCGAGCCGCCGACGATCACGGTCGACGACATCATCGACCGGGCCCGCGCTCTCGCGCCGACGCCGTCGTTCGTGATCGAGCCCGCCGCGATGTCGTACGTCAACGTCCCGACCAACTTCGCGGCCGAGGCGACCGAGGTGACCGTCGACGTCACCTTGTTCGGCCTCACGATCCCGGTGGTGTTCACCCCCGGCGAGGTCACGTGGAGCTTCGGTGACGGCGGGTCCGGCAGTGGTGTCGGGGTGCGGAACGCGGCGGTCGGTCAGGCCGGCGCCGTCGAGCACGCCTACCGGCGCGCCGGGTCCTACGACGTGACCCTGACGGTGGCGTACGACCTGGTGATCAACCTGCCCAACGGCCCGCTCTCGTTCCCGGCAGCGATGAACCGCAGCGCACCGGCGCAGAGCCTCGCGGTCGGCGAGATCCAGTCGGTCGTCACCGAGGTCGACTGA
- a CDS encoding DUF6318 family protein, whose translation MRRSPALAALVLSLALGTAACGNDDDDAAPPRTDATSASPSPSATPSWSATAKPQRPADEFSQEGAEAFAVFAADTVLYMMATGDVPALTAISDLATCTSCQGWVDNYDDGKIEKLTVSSGPARHDLVDEPSVNDEVYFQVRLALDIPQGESVRKDTGKKIGTVNAAEALPFKTNIQWKGDQWQLLTYDLG comes from the coding sequence ATGCGACGATCTCCCGCTCTGGCCGCGCTCGTCCTGTCGCTCGCCCTGGGCACGGCGGCGTGCGGCAACGACGATGACGACGCCGCCCCGCCGAGGACCGACGCCACGTCGGCCTCGCCATCACCGTCGGCGACTCCGAGCTGGTCGGCCACGGCCAAGCCACAGCGCCCCGCGGACGAGTTCAGCCAGGAGGGCGCGGAGGCGTTCGCCGTCTTCGCCGCCGACACCGTGCTGTACATGATGGCGACCGGTGACGTGCCGGCCCTGACCGCGATCTCCGATCTCGCCACCTGCACCTCGTGCCAAGGATGGGTCGACAACTACGACGACGGCAAGATCGAGAAGCTGACGGTCAGCTCGGGCCCGGCCCGTCACGACCTCGTGGACGAGCCGAGCGTCAACGACGAGGTCTACTTCCAGGTCCGCCTGGCCCTGGACATCCCTCAGGGCGAGTCCGTCCGCAAGGACACCGGCAAGAAGATCGGCACGGTCAACGCCGCCGAGGCATTGCCGTTCAAGACCAACATCCAGTGGAAGGGCGATCAGTGGCAGCTCCTGACCTACGACTTGGGATGA
- a CDS encoding WXG100 family type VII secretion target, translating into MVQARIEDLYALYNTLNKSMQETDTMINNVDASLNQANEEWQSTGAKEFNEAWVQFKQALTQLCQAFSNAGTDVAFQHNKFAEGAKEADQHPVLTPLQSPR; encoded by the coding sequence ATGGTGCAAGCTCGGATCGAAGATCTCTACGCGCTGTACAACACGTTGAACAAGTCGATGCAGGAAACCGACACGATGATCAACAACGTGGACGCGTCGCTGAACCAGGCGAACGAGGAGTGGCAGTCCACCGGCGCCAAGGAGTTCAACGAGGCGTGGGTGCAGTTCAAGCAGGCTCTGACCCAGCTGTGCCAGGCGTTCTCCAACGCCGGTACCGACGTGGCGTTCCAGCACAACAAGTTCGCCGAGGGCGCCAAGGAAGCCGATCAGCACCCGGTGCTGACGCCCCTGCAGTCGCCCCGCTGA
- a CDS encoding WXG100 family type VII secretion target, translating into MVQARIEDLYALYNTLNKSMQETDTMINNVDASLNQANEEWQSTGAKEFNEAWVQFKQALTQLCQAFSNAGTDVAFQHNKFAEGAKEADQHPVLTPLQSPR; encoded by the coding sequence ATGGTGCAAGCTCGGATCGAAGATCTCTACGCGCTGTACAACACGTTGAACAAGTCGATGCAGGAAACCGACACGATGATCAACAACGTGGACGCGTCGCTGAACCAGGCGAACGAGGAGTGGCAGTCCACCGGCGCCAAGGAGTTCAATGAGGCGTGGGTGCAGTTCAAGCAGGCTCTGACCCAGCTGTGCCAGGCGTTCTCCAACGCCGGTACCGACGTGGCGTTCCAGCACAACAAGTTCGCCGAGGGCGCCAAGGAAGCCGATCAGCACCCGGTGCTGACGCCCCTGCAGTCGCCCCGCTGA
- a CDS encoding DUF6571 family protein yields the protein MTTVKIDIDQIGAAITAAEDLAGAIDTQSAAARTASPISLPSLADGTVGKKSQWIRDHLEDLTTRRDLAILLDTEGTGSASYTVTQDTLTSVKEMLGEELADSVADLDHESDPEEVARVTAMLDTWNKDGDVMAAMFTELGPDGTVGAMSNISSLMGYGGSGDPDAYAGLAESLRTGLSTASNDPGFPAEQFGRDLVRYSVAPLLTDEEQRAFAENFPMGMNGANILTYFMQDTNYDDDFLLGAARSLDEFEQLAKDGNFPADVWYSHNGHGPLDTGNETGWYDDPMAAIMHNFGENPQAGLTFFTEDADRQTYYFNDREWKADGYGGISHAVEGIGTDATNLKDNAEDTTNLVSQFLDEVANSSGFTPEDAKAASPHIADLLKFYMPAVDTTLRNGANEGDSGSGPLSIDHFGSFEHYPILFKDDLDTLMKVAMGTQDGTQSIAEGVGGYQKTQLNNIAAQLAQNPDDPGLRTELRDILERNASLQGFTEFSVGQVEIDGAADRDAQRQAYIDLVSDAAGMIPMPGADQVGDVGSKLIDYGWSQASELGKDAAGNAWTSEAAGATDNAEDRAEAGSNRVKVDSYLSMIESGLIPRDEVPDQWFKNGRLIELGDIPPEQMGSYTQGAMNGVNEFATNHDLEGAYRESFLKFYAPVK from the coding sequence ATGACCACCGTCAAGATCGACATCGACCAGATCGGCGCAGCCATCACGGCGGCCGAGGACCTCGCCGGCGCCATCGACACCCAGAGCGCCGCGGCCCGGACCGCCTCCCCCATCAGCCTGCCGTCCCTGGCCGACGGCACCGTGGGCAAGAAGTCGCAGTGGATCCGCGACCACCTCGAGGACCTCACGACCCGGCGTGACCTGGCGATCCTGCTGGACACCGAAGGCACCGGTAGCGCCAGCTACACCGTCACCCAGGACACCTTGACCAGCGTCAAGGAGATGCTCGGCGAGGAGCTGGCCGACTCGGTCGCCGACCTCGACCACGAGAGCGATCCCGAGGAGGTCGCCCGCGTCACGGCGATGCTCGACACGTGGAACAAGGACGGCGACGTGATGGCCGCCATGTTCACCGAGCTCGGCCCCGACGGCACCGTCGGCGCCATGTCCAACATCTCCTCCCTGATGGGATACGGCGGCTCCGGCGACCCCGACGCCTACGCCGGCCTGGCCGAGAGCCTGCGCACCGGACTGTCCACCGCCTCGAACGATCCCGGATTCCCCGCCGAGCAGTTCGGCCGCGACCTCGTGCGCTACAGCGTCGCGCCCCTGCTGACCGACGAGGAGCAGCGCGCCTTCGCCGAGAACTTCCCCATGGGCATGAACGGCGCGAACATCCTCACGTACTTCATGCAGGACACGAACTACGACGACGACTTCCTGCTGGGCGCCGCCCGGTCGTTGGACGAGTTCGAGCAGCTCGCCAAGGACGGCAACTTCCCCGCCGACGTCTGGTACAGCCACAACGGCCACGGCCCGCTCGACACGGGCAACGAGACGGGTTGGTACGACGACCCGATGGCCGCGATCATGCACAACTTCGGCGAGAACCCGCAGGCCGGCCTGACCTTCTTCACCGAGGACGCGGATCGCCAGACGTACTACTTCAACGATCGCGAGTGGAAGGCCGACGGCTACGGCGGCATCTCGCACGCCGTCGAGGGCATCGGCACCGACGCCACGAACCTCAAGGACAACGCCGAGGACACGACGAACCTCGTGTCGCAGTTCCTCGACGAGGTGGCCAACAGCTCGGGCTTCACCCCCGAGGACGCCAAGGCAGCCTCCCCGCACATCGCGGACCTGCTGAAGTTCTACATGCCGGCGGTCGACACGACCTTGCGCAACGGCGCGAACGAGGGCGACTCCGGGTCGGGCCCGTTGTCGATCGATCACTTCGGGTCCTTCGAGCACTACCCGATCCTGTTCAAGGACGACCTGGACACCCTGATGAAGGTGGCGATGGGCACCCAGGACGGCACCCAGAGCATCGCCGAGGGCGTCGGTGGCTACCAGAAGACGCAGCTGAACAACATCGCGGCGCAACTGGCGCAGAACCCGGACGACCCGGGCCTGCGCACCGAGCTGCGCGACATCCTGGAGCGCAACGCGTCGCTGCAGGGCTTCACCGAGTTCTCGGTCGGGCAGGTCGAGATCGACGGCGCAGCCGACCGCGACGCCCAGCGTCAGGCCTACATCGACTTGGTCTCCGACGCGGCCGGGATGATCCCGATGCCCGGCGCCGACCAAGTCGGCGACGTCGGAAGCAAGCTGATCGATTACGGCTGGAGCCAGGCGTCCGAATTGGGCAAGGATGCCGCCGGCAACGCCTGGACCTCCGAGGCGGCGGGCGCCACCGACAACGCCGAGGACCGCGCGGAGGCCGGCTCCAACCGGGTCAAGGTCGACTCCTACCTGTCCATGATCGAGTCCGGCCTCATCCCGCGTGACGAGGTGCCCGACCAGTGGTTCAAGAACGGCCGACTGATCGAGCTGGGGGACATCCCGCCCGAGCAGATGGGGTCCTACACGCAAGGCGCCATGAACGGGGTCAACGAATTCGCGACGAACCATGACCTCGAGGGGGCGTACCGCGAGTCGTTCCTCAAGTTCTACGCCCCGGTGAAGTGA
- a CDS encoding cysteine desulfurase family protein — translation MIYLDHAATSPVRREVLEAMWPYLTRDFGNPASHHEVGAAARHGLDDARARVARQLGARPSEVTFCSGGTESDNTAIKGIALADPRGRHVVVSAVEHPAVLESAAWLGRLGYDVTVLPVDADGVVRPTVLAEALRDDTTVVSVQYANNEVGTVQPVAELAALAAERGVPFHTDAVQAAGWLDLNVRTLGVTALSLSGHKLGTPKGIGVLWVDRLQRFEPLVHGGGQQDGRRSGTEDVAGAVGLATALELGHGDPAVVTERRDRFVASLLAAAPGTRLTGHPGDRLPGHASFVFPGRSGESLLVDLEARGIVCSSGSACAAGSDEPSHVLTAMGLDREVAQSAVRFTFDASVDGVALEHAARALARMAQG, via the coding sequence GTGATCTACCTCGACCACGCGGCGACGTCGCCCGTGCGCCGGGAGGTGCTCGAGGCGATGTGGCCCTACCTGACCCGCGACTTCGGCAACCCGGCCAGCCACCACGAGGTGGGGGCCGCCGCGCGTCACGGGCTCGACGACGCCCGGGCGCGCGTCGCGCGACAGCTGGGCGCGAGGCCGTCCGAGGTCACGTTCTGCAGTGGCGGCACCGAGTCCGACAACACGGCGATCAAGGGCATCGCCCTGGCGGACCCGCGGGGACGCCACGTCGTCGTCAGCGCCGTCGAGCACCCGGCGGTGCTGGAATCGGCGGCGTGGCTGGGCCGACTCGGGTACGACGTCACCGTCCTGCCCGTCGACGCCGACGGCGTCGTCCGGCCGACCGTGTTGGCCGAGGCGCTGCGCGACGACACGACCGTGGTCAGCGTCCAGTACGCCAACAACGAGGTCGGCACGGTCCAGCCGGTCGCCGAGCTCGCGGCGCTGGCCGCCGAGCGTGGCGTGCCCTTCCACACCGATGCCGTCCAGGCCGCGGGATGGCTCGACCTCAACGTGCGGACGCTCGGTGTCACGGCGCTGAGCCTGAGCGGTCACAAGCTCGGCACGCCCAAGGGGATCGGCGTCCTGTGGGTCGACCGGCTGCAGCGGTTCGAGCCGCTGGTCCACGGCGGAGGCCAGCAGGACGGCCGCCGCTCCGGGACCGAGGACGTGGCGGGCGCCGTCGGCCTGGCGACCGCGCTCGAGCTGGGCCACGGCGATCCCGCCGTAGTCACCGAGCGCCGCGACCGCTTCGTGGCGAGTCTCCTGGCCGCCGCACCGGGGACGCGCCTCACCGGTCATCCCGGCGACCGTCTGCCGGGGCACGCGTCCTTCGTCTTCCCCGGACGGTCGGGCGAGTCGCTGCTCGTCGACCTCGAGGCCCGCGGGATCGTGTGCTCCAGCGGGTCGGCCTGCGCCGCCGGCAGCGACGAGCCCAGCCACGTCCTGACGGCCATGGGACTCGACCGCGAGGTCGCCCAGAGCGCCGTCCGATTCACGTTCGACGCGTCGGTGGACGGCGTCGCGCTCGAACATGCTGCGCGCGCGCTGGCTCGCATGGCGCAGGGTTGA
- the nadC gene encoding carboxylating nicotinate-nucleotide diphosphorylase — MLDRRQIRRVVEYALDEDAPHGDLTSEVFVPAEAVATADLVAREPGVFAGAEVFEVAMTTLDPGLDVTLLVADGELFGAGTPLATVRGNARAVLRGERIALNLVQRMCGIATVTAAYVAAAGPGVRVADTRKTTPGLRALERHAVRCGGGHNHRFSLSDAVMAKDNHLALVEDVTEAIRAARARLPHTTHIEVEVDRLDQIEAVLAGGVDTIMLDNFDLEDLRRGVEVVAGRALVEASGGVSLETIGAIAGTGVDVISVGALTHSVRNLDLGLDVRLS; from the coding sequence ATGCTTGATCGTCGTCAGATCCGCCGCGTCGTCGAGTACGCGCTGGACGAGGACGCGCCGCACGGCGACCTGACCTCGGAGGTCTTCGTGCCGGCCGAGGCCGTCGCGACGGCCGACCTCGTCGCCCGCGAGCCCGGCGTCTTCGCCGGCGCCGAGGTGTTCGAGGTCGCGATGACCACCCTCGACCCCGGGCTCGACGTCACGCTGCTGGTCGCCGACGGCGAGCTCTTCGGTGCCGGGACACCGCTGGCCACGGTCCGCGGCAACGCGCGGGCGGTGCTGCGCGGCGAGCGGATCGCCCTCAACCTGGTCCAGCGGATGTGCGGCATCGCCACGGTCACGGCGGCGTACGTCGCGGCGGCCGGACCGGGCGTCCGGGTGGCCGACACCCGCAAGACCACGCCGGGCCTGCGAGCCCTCGAGCGGCACGCGGTCCGGTGCGGGGGAGGCCACAACCACCGGTTCAGCCTGTCCGACGCCGTGATGGCCAAGGACAACCACCTCGCGCTCGTCGAGGACGTCACCGAGGCGATCCGCGCCGCCCGGGCGCGGCTTCCGCACACGACGCACATCGAGGTCGAGGTGGACCGGCTCGACCAGATCGAGGCCGTGCTGGCCGGGGGAGTCGACACGATCATGCTCGACAACTTCGATCTCGAGGACCTGCGTCGAGGTGTCGAGGTCGTGGCGGGCCGTGCCCTCGTCGAGGCCTCCGGAGGCGTGAGCCTCGAGACCATCGGCGCCATCGCAGGGACCGGTGTCGACGTGATCAGTGTGGGGGCACTGACGCACTCGGTCAGGAACCTCGACCTGGGCCTGGACGTGCGGTTGTCGTGA
- the nadB gene encoding L-aspartate oxidase: protein MTTRVIVVGSGVAGLTTALELAVRPCVEVTLVAKAPLAQSNTAVAQGGVAVVTAPADTAALHVADTVAAGAGLCDTDAAEVLCAEGPAAVGTLIRRGVRFDQEGGRLALGLEAAHSHARIVHAGGDATGAAISSALIARLEGSGIVVRENTTVVDVVVEAGAARGVRLLDGEVLTADAVVLATGGAGQLFPFTTNPAVATADGVAIALRAGAVLADLEFHQFHPTSLATPGNHLVSEAVRGEGAVLIDADGRRFMTEVHPDAELAPRDIVARGIAEQMARQGGAPVRLDATGLGAGFLAERFPSIDAVVRSQGLDWSRHPIEVAPAAHYAMGGVRTDRWGRTSVPGLFAVGEVACTGLHGANRLASNSLLEGAVFGERVADAVLEPSAAEPFDRARWAAPLELDVDGGDDTFGRTDLQHLMWSAAGLSRDADGLQEAADVLARWAPPATTDAKAAEDANLWLVARAVVAAALARTESRGAHFRRDFPLPEPGPAVHSTLVGVRHA, encoded by the coding sequence ATGACGACCCGCGTGATCGTGGTCGGCAGCGGCGTCGCCGGCCTGACCACGGCCCTGGAGCTGGCCGTGCGCCCGTGCGTCGAGGTGACCCTCGTGGCGAAGGCGCCCCTGGCCCAGTCCAACACCGCCGTCGCCCAGGGCGGGGTCGCCGTGGTGACCGCGCCTGCCGACACCGCGGCCTTGCACGTGGCCGACACGGTCGCGGCGGGCGCGGGCCTGTGCGACACCGACGCGGCCGAGGTGTTGTGCGCCGAGGGCCCGGCTGCGGTCGGCACGTTGATCCGTCGCGGGGTCCGGTTCGACCAGGAGGGCGGCCGGCTCGCGTTGGGCCTCGAGGCGGCACACTCCCACGCGCGCATCGTCCACGCGGGCGGAGACGCGACCGGTGCGGCGATCTCGTCGGCCCTGATCGCACGGCTCGAGGGCTCGGGGATCGTCGTGCGCGAGAACACGACCGTGGTCGACGTCGTCGTCGAGGCCGGCGCTGCCCGCGGTGTCCGTCTGCTCGACGGGGAGGTGCTGACCGCCGACGCGGTCGTGCTGGCCACCGGGGGAGCAGGTCAGCTGTTCCCATTCACCACCAACCCCGCGGTGGCGACCGCCGACGGCGTCGCGATCGCGCTGCGCGCCGGTGCCGTGCTGGCCGACCTGGAGTTCCACCAGTTCCACCCCACCTCCCTGGCGACGCCGGGCAATCACCTGGTGTCCGAGGCGGTACGTGGTGAGGGCGCGGTCCTGATCGACGCCGACGGTCGTCGGTTCATGACCGAGGTCCATCCCGACGCCGAGCTGGCCCCGCGTGACATCGTCGCCCGCGGGATCGCCGAGCAGATGGCGCGGCAGGGCGGCGCGCCCGTCCGGCTGGACGCCACGGGGCTGGGCGCAGGGTTCCTGGCGGAGCGGTTCCCGTCGATCGACGCGGTCGTCCGGTCCCAGGGCCTGGACTGGTCCCGTCACCCGATCGAGGTCGCCCCGGCCGCGCACTACGCCATGGGCGGTGTCCGCACCGACCGATGGGGCCGCACGAGCGTGCCCGGCCTGTTCGCCGTCGGCGAGGTCGCGTGCACCGGCTTGCACGGAGCGAACCGGCTGGCATCGAACTCGCTGCTCGAGGGCGCGGTCTTCGGCGAGCGGGTGGCCGACGCGGTCCTGGAGCCCTCGGCGGCCGAGCCGTTCGACCGGGCGCGTTGGGCCGCGCCGCTCGAGCTCGACGTCGACGGAGGTGACGACACCTTCGGACGCACCGACCTGCAGCACCTGATGTGGTCCGCCGCAGGGCTGTCGCGTGATGCCGACGGGCTGCAGGAGGCGGCCGACGTCCTCGCCCGGTGGGCGCCGCCGGCGACGACCGACGCGAAGGCGGCCGAGGACGCGAACCTGTGGCTCGTGGCGCGTGCCGTGGTGGCCGCCGCCCTCGCCCGCACCGAGTCGCGCGGGGCCCACTTCCGCCGCGACTTCCCGCTGCCCGAGCCCGGCCCAGCGGTCCACTCGACCCTCGTGGGGGTGCGTCATGCTTGA
- the nadA gene encoding quinolinate synthase NadA has protein sequence MTLSINDLIVSAPGSSCDADLAKSPWEFDGFPGYGPGASEHDLVPEPVVRPGQLPSAYQRMPEAELHARIRAAKQTLGDRLVILGHFYQRDEVVQYADFVGDSFQLANAALTRPDAETIVFCGVHFMAETADILARPEQHVILPNLAAGCSMADMADEDSVEAAWEYLTEFYGDDDTVPVTYMNSSAALKAFCGRHGGIVCTSSNASTVLEWAFEQGRRVLFFPDQHLGRNTAKAMGVPLEQMPMINPRATDLGVDAEVLHDARVLLWPGFCSVHKRFTVAQIEQARAQYPGCRVIVHPESPMPVVDAADAAGSTDAIRKFIAAQPSGSVIAVGTEINMVNRLAAEHPDKTIFCLDPVVCPCSTMYRIHPGYLAWVLDGLVEGEVRNEIVVDPDVATHAKVALERMLAALPQDH, from the coding sequence ATGACCCTCTCGATCAACGACCTCATCGTCTCGGCGCCGGGCAGCTCGTGTGACGCCGACCTGGCGAAGTCGCCGTGGGAGTTCGACGGGTTTCCCGGGTACGGGCCGGGCGCGTCGGAGCACGACCTGGTCCCCGAGCCGGTCGTGCGTCCCGGCCAGCTGCCGTCGGCGTACCAGCGCATGCCCGAAGCCGAGCTGCACGCGCGGATCCGCGCGGCCAAGCAGACCCTGGGCGACCGGTTGGTGATCCTCGGGCACTTCTACCAGCGCGACGAGGTCGTGCAGTACGCCGACTTCGTGGGCGACTCGTTCCAGTTGGCCAATGCCGCGCTGACCCGCCCCGATGCCGAGACGATCGTCTTCTGCGGCGTGCACTTCATGGCCGAGACCGCCGACATCCTGGCCCGCCCCGAGCAGCACGTCATCCTGCCCAACCTCGCGGCCGGCTGCTCGATGGCCGACATGGCCGACGAGGACTCGGTCGAGGCGGCGTGGGAGTACCTCACCGAGTTCTACGGCGACGACGACACCGTTCCGGTCACCTACATGAACTCCTCGGCGGCGCTCAAGGCGTTCTGCGGGCGCCACGGCGGGATCGTCTGCACGTCGTCGAACGCCTCCACCGTGCTGGAGTGGGCCTTCGAGCAGGGCCGCCGGGTGCTGTTCTTCCCCGACCAGCACCTGGGCCGCAACACCGCCAAGGCGATGGGCGTCCCGCTGGAGCAGATGCCGATGATCAACCCCCGCGCCACCGACCTGGGGGTGGACGCCGAGGTGCTGCACGACGCGCGCGTGTTGCTGTGGCCCGGCTTCTGCTCGGTGCACAAGCGCTTCACGGTGGCCCAGATCGAGCAGGCGCGCGCCCAGTACCCGGGCTGCCGGGTGATCGTGCACCCCGAGAGCCCGATGCCCGTCGTCGATGCTGCGGACGCCGCCGGGTCGACGGACGCGATCCGCAAGTTCATCGCGGCCCAGCCGTCCGGCTCCGTGATCGCCGTCGGCACCGAGATCAACATGGTCAACCGGCTCGCGGCGGAGCACCCGGACAAGACGATCTTCTGCCTCGACCCGGTCGTGTGCCCGTGCTCGACGATGTACCGGATCCACCCCGGGTACCTCGCCTGGGTGCTCGACGGCCTCGTCGAGGGTGAGGTGCGCAACGAGATCGTCGTCGACCCTGACGTCGCCACCCACGCCAAGGTCGCTCTCGAGCGGATGCTCGCGGCCCTGCCCCAGGACCACTGA
- a CDS encoding NUDIX hydrolase has protein sequence MEQRIELAVSTVIFALRPHPATGRDTLWLPLVRRIREPFLGRWALPGGPLEPAEDLVTSARTTLRRTTGLEPSYLEQLYSFGGIDRSPDRVVSIVYWALVRPDEDARAIDGENVEWFVADEVPDLAFDHNDIVEYALRRLRAKITYSDIAHAFTGEEFTIAQLREVHEAVRQVRLDPANFRRQALANPRIVPTGRHLTGTSHRPPALYRLETP, from the coding sequence ATGGAACAGCGGATCGAGTTGGCCGTGTCCACCGTGATCTTCGCGTTGCGCCCGCACCCGGCCACCGGACGCGACACGCTCTGGCTGCCGCTGGTGCGGCGGATCCGCGAACCGTTCCTCGGCCGATGGGCGCTGCCGGGCGGACCGCTGGAGCCGGCCGAGGACCTCGTCACGTCGGCGCGCACCACACTGCGTCGCACGACCGGGCTCGAGCCGTCCTACCTCGAGCAGCTCTACAGCTTCGGCGGCATCGACCGCTCGCCCGACCGGGTCGTCTCGATCGTCTACTGGGCGCTGGTCCGCCCCGACGAGGACGCGCGCGCGATCGACGGCGAGAACGTCGAGTGGTTCGTGGCCGACGAGGTCCCCGACCTCGCGTTCGACCACAACGACATCGTCGAGTACGCCCTGCGCCGGCTGCGCGCCAAGATCACCTACTCCGACATCGCGCACGCGTTCACGGGCGAGGAGTTCACGATCGCCCAGCTGCGCGAGGTCCACGAGGCGGTCCGCCAGGTCCGCCTCGATCCTGCCAACTTCCGCCGTCAGGCACTCGCGAATCCGCGCATCGTCCCCACGGGGCGCCACCTCACCGGGACCAGCCACCGGCCCCCGGCTCTCTACCGACTGGAGACACCATGA
- a CDS encoding GNAT family N-acetyltransferase: MEIRRLTEDDRDALVAVRLPAFGTTTLGGDRVEHPAFERWGLFLDEQLVATATRKPYASWFRGREVPTCGVGGVAIAPEFRGRGLLRPLMERLHDDARAQGDVIATLFASAPGIYASLGYRTVGAMDTIEVPATALRGFTRQRELRRATADDLPEVKRIYADWASRHDGPLTRTSVEFDHDVWLNDATGVTLALDEDGRAVAYAAWNRSPGVGGDAFVEVEDLVWVDDASRDTLLWMFGTFSSMTPTVRFDTSGTELTSVLPDHRVREHHPYDLLVLRPGEFEPPTGTVLVRDYF, encoded by the coding sequence ATGGAGATCCGGAGGCTCACCGAGGACGACCGGGACGCGCTCGTCGCCGTGCGGCTCCCGGCATTCGGCACGACGACGCTCGGCGGCGACCGCGTCGAGCACCCGGCGTTCGAGCGGTGGGGCCTGTTCCTCGACGAGCAGCTCGTGGCCACCGCCACGCGCAAGCCGTACGCCTCGTGGTTCAGAGGGCGAGAGGTGCCCACATGCGGCGTCGGGGGCGTCGCCATCGCGCCGGAGTTCCGGGGCCGTGGACTGCTGCGACCGCTCATGGAGCGACTGCACGACGACGCCCGGGCGCAGGGGGACGTGATCGCCACGCTGTTCGCCAGCGCGCCCGGGATCTACGCGAGCCTGGGGTACCGAACCGTCGGGGCGATGGACACGATCGAGGTCCCGGCGACCGCCCTGCGCGGCTTCACACGACAGCGCGAGCTCCGTCGCGCGACGGCGGACGACCTGCCGGAGGTGAAGCGGATCTATGCCGACTGGGCCAGCCGGCACGACGGGCCGCTCACGCGCACCTCGGTGGAGTTCGACCACGATGTCTGGCTGAACGACGCCACCGGAGTCACCCTCGCGCTCGACGAGGACGGCCGTGCCGTTGCCTACGCCGCGTGGAACCGGTCGCCGGGTGTCGGCGGGGATGCCTTCGTCGAGGTCGAGGACCTGGTCTGGGTCGACGACGCGTCGCGCGACACCCTGTTGTGGATGTTCGGCACGTTCTCGAGCATGACCCCGACGGTCCGCTTCGACACGTCCGGCACGGAGTTGACCTCGGTGTTGCCGGACCATCGGGTCCGCGAGCACCACCCGTACGACCTGCTCGTGCTGCGGCCGGGGGAGTTCGAGCCGCCGACCGGGACCGTGCTGGTCCGTGACTATTTCTGA